A genomic window from Gossypium hirsutum isolate 1008001.06 chromosome D10, Gossypium_hirsutum_v2.1, whole genome shotgun sequence includes:
- the LOC107915284 gene encoding zinc finger BED domain-containing protein DAYSLEEPER-like: protein MTSEMREKYNKYWGEGNKINMLVYLAVIFDPRCKMSFLDFGVNLFFPNIANDIMKMIDKDLHCLFNEYSSNAGKIELFEGRSSSSTNLCNLMEIDQPEMKSELDRYLGEDEEVNNSSSFDLLLWWKMNSPRFPILTQMARDVIAIPISTVVSESTFSTGGRVLDSFRSSLTPLMVEALVYIQDWLRKSNDAINLEDYVDELQTMEDDLSKIPKDQ, encoded by the exons ATGACTTCTGAAATGAGAGAGAAATATAATAAGTATTGGGGTGAAGGAAACAAGATCAACATGCTAGTTTACTTGGCGGTCATCTTTGATCCGCGATGTAAAATGAGTTTTTTAGACTTTGGGGTCAACTTGTTTTTTCCTAATATTGCTAATGacattatgaaaatgattgataAAGATTTGCATTGCTTGTTCAATGAGTATTCTTCTAATGCCGGGAAAATTGAATTGTTTGAAGGTAGATCTAGTTCTTCGACAAATCTTTGCAATTTAATGGAAATAGATCAGCCAGAAATGAAATCTGAGTTGGATAGATATTTGGGTGAGGATGAAGAAGTAAACAATTCAAGTTCATTTGATTTACTATTGTGGTGGAAAATGAACAGTCCTAGATTCCCTATTCTTACACAAATGGCTCGAGATGTTATTGCTATTCCTATCTCAACAGTTGTCTCGGAAAGTACATTTAGCACGGGTGGACGTGTTCTCGATAGTTTTAGAAGTTCTCTAACTCCTCTCATGGTTGAAGCTTTGGTTTACATACAAGATTGGCTTCGGAAATCTAATGATGCCATCAATCTTGAAGATTATGTTGATGAACTTCAAACCATGGAAGAtg ACTTATCCAAAATACCCAAAGATCAATAA
- the LOC107914328 gene encoding NAC domain-containing protein 83 has protein sequence MESQNFVVNGGVKMPIGFRFHPTDEELVVHYLKRKALCLPLPASVIPEFDVFQTDPWSMPGDMKESKYFFSTRHDSYINNKCKRAAGSGYWKPIGKEKPILASGTNRVVGMRRALIFCQRKCSNGTQTRWLLHQYRLVDSVPTLDSTQRSRSEMCGPDWLVFRVFQRKRSRRGKKHEVVSHKSETSSAMNMPSCIDFTVEESSVFGPPPQPTSPSSTEITEVSSHGLDQEESSAFITSYYSNCCMRNQ, from the exons ATGGAAAGTCAAAACTTTGTTGTGAATGGAGGGGTTAAGATGCCCATTGGCTTCAGATTCCATCCTACAGATGAAGAGCTTGTGGTTCATTACTTGAAGAGAAAGGCTTTGTGCCTTCCATTACCAGCTTCTGTCATTCCTGAGTTTGATGTTTTTCAGACTGATCCTTGGAGCATGCCAG GTGATATGAAAGAAAGCAAGTATTTCTTTAGCACCAGGCATGACAGCTACATTAACAACAAATGCAAGAGAGCAGCTGGTTCTGGTTACTGGAAGCCCATTGGCAAAGAGAAGCCAATTTTAGCTTCTGGAACCAATCGAGTAGTTGGGATGAGAAGAGCTTTGATTTTCTGTCAAAGGAAGTGTTCTAATGGGACTCAGACTCGGTGGCTCTTGCATCAATATCGCCTTGTTGACTCAGTGCCAACTCTTGATTCAACTCAG AGATCCAGGAGTGAAATGTGTGGACCAGATTGGTTAGTTTTCCGAGTGTTTCAAAGGAAGAGAAGCAGAAGAGGTAAAAAACATGAAGTGGTTTCTCACAAAAGTGAGACCAGTAGTGCAATGAACATGCCTAGTTGTATTGATTTTACAGTGGAAGAAAGCTCTGTGTTTGGTCCTCCTCCTCAACCTACTTCACCAAGTTCAACTGAAATCACTGAGGTTTCATCCCATGGACTAGATCAAGAAGAAAGCAGTGCTTTCATTACTAGTTATTATTCTAATTGTTGTATGAGGAACCAGTAA
- the LOC107915973 gene encoding uncharacterized protein: MGCGISRFEIIKEGDASQLYTQLSLVHRPNDRAITHSRLVSKKTLPNKREEHAKGEGIHNKKVNPKEKGIKQREKEEAFVDKQGFEDDVCDRNDDISYTRSPSFRVYCIPSQSDDGNNEFDHNLEEIKDDQQVHVENDKKRSSIGRGKTNDKGQEKKIFKSHIFRNIFHSSC; this comes from the exons ATGGGTTGTGGAATTTCAAGATTCGAAATCATCAAAGAGGGAGACGCCTCGCAGTTATACACTCAATTAAGCCTCGTTCATCGACCCAATGACCGTGCCATTACCCATAGTCGCCTTGTTTCGAAGAAAACGTTGCCTAACAAGAGGGAAGAGCATGCAAAGGGAGAGGGTATTCATAATAAGAAGGTGAATCCCAAGGAAAAAGGAATCAAACAAAGGGAAAAGGAAGAGGCCTTCGTTGATAAACAAGGTTTTGAGGATGATGTATGTGATAGAAACGATGACATTTCATACACACGATCACCAAGTTTTAGGGTATACTGCATTCCATCTCAATCTGACGATGGTAATAATGAATTTGATCATAATCTAGAGGAAATAAAGGACGACCAACAAGTACATGTTGAAAATGACAAGAAG AGATCAAGTATAGGACGAGGGAAGACAAATGACAAAGGACAAGAAAAAAAGATTTTCAAGAGCCATATATTTCGAAATATATTCCACTCCTCATGTTAG